A region from the Lentimonas sp. CC4 genome encodes:
- the phoU gene encoding phosphate signaling complex protein PhoU: protein MKRYFHHELEDLRSKLILIGEKANNAAKLAIDGFLTNDLQKVEHALTLDDEIDKMEATIDQASVRYITLRSPVSSDVRFILVAIKASHDLERAGDEAHSIAKRARNILVRDGQVENAVSIEEMSDLTCKMLQDAITAFIEEDVDLAQDVISRDKEVDRLNKKNFKALATGSEGDTTEASTRFETIFISKSIERIADHAKNLAEETIYLLHGS, encoded by the coding sequence ATGAAACGCTACTTCCACCACGAACTCGAAGACCTTCGATCCAAACTCATCCTCATCGGAGAAAAAGCAAATAACGCAGCAAAGCTTGCGATCGACGGCTTCCTGACCAATGACCTACAAAAAGTAGAGCACGCACTCACACTAGATGATGAGATCGATAAGATGGAAGCCACGATTGACCAAGCTTCCGTCCGCTACATCACACTACGTTCACCTGTATCTAGTGACGTGCGCTTCATCCTTGTCGCGATTAAAGCTAGCCATGACCTTGAACGCGCTGGCGACGAAGCACACAGTATTGCTAAACGTGCTCGCAACATTCTAGTGCGTGATGGCCAAGTCGAGAACGCAGTCAGCATCGAAGAAATGAGCGACCTAACTTGTAAAATGCTACAAGACGCAATCACTGCATTCATCGAAGAAGATGTCGACTTAGCCCAAGACGTCATAAGTCGGGACAAAGAAGTCGATCGCCTCAACAAGAAAAACTTCAAAGCACTCGCAACAGGCAGCGAAGGTGACACCACTGAAGCATCCACACGCTTCGAGACGATCTTCATTTCGAAATCGATCGAACGCATAGCCGATCACGCTAAAAACTTAGCCGAAGAAACGATCTACTTACTCCACGGTTCCTAA
- the pstB gene encoding phosphate ABC transporter ATP-binding protein PstB, whose product MSTASNSTIAGEGTGTPIIKIRNFDFAYGDSQALFNINMDINEKEVTAFIGPSGCGKSTFLRCFNRMNDLIDIARIKTGEIQISDVNIYDKEVDVIELRKHVGMVFQKSNPFPKSIYDNIAYGLRIQGVKKKSTLDEVVERCLRSAALWDEVKDRLSESALGMSGGQQQRLCIARALAVQPKILLMDEPCSALDPIATAKVEELIHELKKDYTIVIVTHSMQQAARVSDRTAFFYLGKLIEYGQTDQIFMNPRDTQTEAYISGRFG is encoded by the coding sequence ATGAGCACAGCATCTAACAGCACAATCGCAGGCGAAGGCACAGGCACGCCCATCATTAAGATCCGTAATTTCGATTTCGCATACGGAGACTCACAGGCACTTTTCAATATCAACATGGATATTAACGAGAAGGAAGTCACCGCATTCATCGGCCCCTCCGGCTGCGGAAAATCGACCTTCCTACGCTGCTTCAATCGCATGAACGATCTGATCGACATCGCCCGAATCAAAACTGGCGAAATTCAAATCAGTGACGTTAACATATACGATAAAGAGGTCGACGTTATCGAACTGCGCAAACACGTCGGCATGGTCTTCCAAAAGTCAAACCCGTTCCCGAAGTCGATCTACGATAACATCGCCTACGGCCTACGCATCCAAGGCGTGAAAAAGAAAAGCACCTTAGATGAAGTCGTCGAACGCTGCCTACGCAGCGCTGCGCTATGGGACGAAGTCAAAGACCGCCTAAGTGAAAGTGCGCTCGGCATGTCAGGCGGCCAGCAGCAACGCCTCTGCATAGCCCGAGCCCTCGCCGTGCAGCCTAAGATTTTGCTCATGGATGAGCCCTGCTCAGCGCTCGACCCCATCGCAACCGCAAAAGTCGAAGAACTGATCCACGAACTCAAGAAAGACTACACTATCGTCATCGTAACACACAGCATGCAACAAGCCGCACGTGTCTCCGACCGCACCGCATTCTTCTATCTCGGTAAACTCATCGAATACGGACAAACCGACCAAATCTTCATGAACCCCCGCGACACACAGACCGAAGCCTATATTTCAGGACGTTTTGGTTAA
- the pstA gene encoding phosphate ABC transporter permease PstA → MSTPKNSHIFSKRPSMTSTIETITSWSFRLATYFVILCAGYLFLDITINGSKAVFTTKAPFINVAFLTEKPQTLHVFEPKEIDAELKTSKAKILSLQAESRNLGSGETGASSELEAQIKALEEKITALDIERKANRLMYGDNDYRALTEEPSSDQYVYSNYAYSGGGIGPAIVGTCLLVAGSITIALILGILCAIFLSEYSRPGKTLQLIRLSVLNLSGVPSIVFGLFGFGMFVLFFGWGVSLLAGWFTLAIMALPVIIAASEESMRAIPKGFREGSLALGASKWTSVRTNVLPYALPGILTSSIMGVARVAGETAPIMFTAAFALRDQLPWEGLAKPTDFFFQGVMALPYHIYVVSSKIPQNEYTRNMQYGAAFVFLLIVGFFALSSIILRIQVRKKYKW, encoded by the coding sequence ATGAGCACACCCAAGAATTCTCACATTTTCTCTAAACGCCCATCGATGACGTCGACGATCGAAACGATCACCTCATGGTCGTTTCGCCTCGCCACGTATTTCGTCATTCTCTGCGCAGGCTATCTGTTCTTAGACATTACGATCAACGGCTCCAAGGCGGTCTTCACCACCAAGGCTCCCTTCATCAACGTCGCATTTCTAACTGAAAAGCCACAGACCCTACACGTCTTCGAACCCAAAGAAATCGATGCAGAGCTAAAGACCTCCAAAGCCAAAATCCTCTCGCTCCAAGCCGAAAGCCGCAACCTTGGTTCAGGCGAAACAGGAGCCTCCAGTGAACTCGAAGCACAAATCAAAGCATTGGAAGAGAAAATCACTGCGCTCGATATAGAACGCAAAGCCAATCGTTTGATGTATGGAGACAACGACTACCGCGCACTCACCGAAGAACCATCAAGTGATCAATATGTATACAGTAATTACGCCTACAGCGGCGGCGGCATTGGCCCCGCGATCGTCGGCACCTGCCTACTCGTCGCCGGCTCTATCACCATCGCACTCATCCTCGGGATCCTCTGCGCCATCTTTCTGAGCGAATACAGCCGCCCTGGAAAAACGCTACAGCTCATTCGCCTCTCGGTGCTCAACCTCTCCGGCGTGCCATCCATTGTCTTCGGCTTATTCGGCTTCGGCATGTTCGTGCTCTTCTTCGGCTGGGGTGTCTCGCTCCTCGCAGGCTGGTTCACTCTCGCTATTATGGCACTCCCCGTGATCATCGCTGCCAGCGAAGAATCCATGCGCGCCATCCCCAAAGGCTTCCGTGAAGGCTCACTCGCACTCGGCGCATCGAAGTGGACAAGCGTCCGCACCAACGTGCTGCCCTACGCGCTGCCCGGCATCTTAACCTCCTCCATTATGGGTGTTGCCCGTGTCGCAGGCGAAACCGCCCCCATCATGTTTACTGCCGCATTCGCACTACGCGACCAACTCCCATGGGAAGGCCTGGCAAAGCCAACCGACTTCTTCTTCCAAGGCGTAATGGCTCTCCCCTACCACATCTATGTCGTCAGCTCTAAGATCCCACAAAACGAATATACCCGCAACATGCAGTATGGCGCCGCATTCGTATTTCTACTGATCGTTGGCTTCTTTGCACTCAGTAGTATCATCCTACGTATCCAAGTCCGTAAAAAATACAAGTGGTAG